Part of the Candidatus Cloacimonadota bacterium genome, AAAGCTTGCAGTTTATCTGATGGAAGCAACTCGGATTTAAAGCCGTCCAAACCCAGTTCTTTCGCCACATGAGCTGCTCTTACCTGTTTGTCTCCGGATAACATGTACATGGACTTTACTCCCTGCTTTCTTAGGGATGCAAGGCTCTTTGGCATATTGTCTTTGATCTCATCGTTGAATCCTGCTGCTCCCAAATAAGTGTTGTCCACAGCCACGTGTACGCTGCTATATTCCTTTGTGTCCTCAAAATCTTTGAAGCCTTCCGCTTCCAAAAAGCTTTGCGATCCCGCCAGATAGTTGTGTGAGTCGTACACTAACCGCACACCTTTCCCTGCGTGTTCCTTAAAGCTGTGTAGCAAAGAGCTGTCATAGGGCTCATCCAGCGCTTTCTTCACTGCCAGAGCGAAGGGATGCATGGAGTTTTGCTCGCAGATATACAATGCTCGTTGTAATTCTATTTCCGTAACATCTGCTGCGGGATGCAAGGTTTGAAGTTTAAGATTGCCGCTGGTGAGAGTACCTGTTTTATCGAATACAAGGCTTTGAATCCGTCTCAAACCATCCAGAAATATACTTCCCTTGAAGATGATACCCTTTCGGGCAGCGATCCCAATTCCAATGTAGTAGGTGAGAGGAATGGATATCACCAGGGCACAGGGGCAGCTTACGATCAGAAACACCAATGAGCGTTTGAACCATATTGCTGCAGGATAACCTAAAATGGTGGGCAGTATAAACACAACAAATGCCAACGCTACAACAATCGGAGTATATACTCGGGAAAATCTAGTTATAAAGCGTTCCTGGCGGGATTTTCGGGTAGAAGCATTATCGATGAGTGAGAGGATGCGGGATACCATACTTTCAGATTCTTCATGGCTTACCCGAATCTCCAGTAATCCCCCTTGATTCATACAGCCGGCATATACATGATCTCCAGGTTGAACAGCTACAGGAGCAGATTCTCCGCTGATACTGGAAGCATCCAAACTGCTTTCGCCCTTTAGTACCTCTCCGTCCAGGGGGATGCGCTCACCGGGATACACCAGCAGGATGCTTCCCTTGCTTATTTCTCCCAGCTTTATGTCCTTTGTACCGCTATCACACTCTAGATGTGCCATTTCAGGCTTTAGTGATATAATCGAGGAAACTGTAGTTCTGCTGCGAGAAATGGCTTTGGCTTCCAGA contains:
- a CDS encoding heavy metal translocating P-type ATPase, translated to MIIKEYSVNNLDCAGCSAKIEGEISNLAEVKQANLDFINKRLVIQYHKKSDKALEKLNRIASSIEPGVTITDQEEPVRAGKSHYAKVIFMGIGLWLIASIFSFSAIVTTILMLLAYLMVAGRVLHSALKEVFSRKLLAEHFLMSVASLGAVYLGEYTEAIAVIALYELGQYLEAKAISRSRTTVSSIISLKPEMAHLECDSGTKDIKLGEISKGSILLVYPGERIPLDGEVLKGESSLDASSISGESAPVAVQPGDHVYAGCMNQGGLLEIRVSHEESESMVSRILSLIDNASTRKSRQERFITRFSRVYTPIVVALAFVVFILPTILGYPAAIWFKRSLVFLIVSCPCALVISIPLTYYIGIGIAARKGIIFKGSIFLDGLRRIQSLVFDKTGTLTSGNLKLQTLHPAADVTEIELQRALYICEQNSMHPFALAVKKALDEPYDSSLLHSFKEHAGKGVRLVYDSHNYLAGSQSFLEAEGFKDFEDTKEYSSVHVAVDNTYLGAAGFNDEIKDNMPKSLASLRKQGVKSMYMLSGDKQVRAAHVAKELGLDGFKSELLPSDKLQALESIIHESNHRVAYIGDGMNDAPVLARADIGIAMGAIGAEASIDSADIVLLNDKPIQLVQAFKLSRATNRKVWQNIVLALAIKILVMALGIAGISGLWEAIIADVGVTLLVIFNSLGLSRIDRMLDKK